From the Shewanella amazonensis SB2B genome, one window contains:
- a CDS encoding substrate-binding periplasmic protein has translation MQAVKIGLVLILFSWPTFAVQTQTICQAPLHVAYNDWPPYSWSDEVGEPLGLDVDLLKAFARRVGCVLEFDKMPARRSHQLMHLGKVDIMMGASKTAEREEYAHFSVPYRLEQVGLFSIDNGGVVSLGSWQQVLDSSLKLLVPQAGWYGEAYESSKRSLAMHNQLVESPDLLKSVQMLSRGRAELAIGDALSLPFIASQHEKVHLFRHPLRLTESDIHLMFSRATFDEARVRAFNDAIRGAAEDGEIASLLLKWEQISLSRIEGVSQKSRGSDEPIWILAD, from the coding sequence ATGCAGGCAGTGAAAATTGGACTGGTCCTGATACTGTTTTCCTGGCCCACATTCGCGGTCCAGACGCAGACAATCTGCCAAGCACCGCTGCATGTTGCCTACAATGACTGGCCTCCTTACTCCTGGTCCGATGAAGTTGGCGAACCATTGGGGCTGGATGTTGACCTTTTGAAAGCCTTTGCCCGCCGGGTTGGCTGTGTACTCGAGTTTGATAAAATGCCGGCTCGTCGCTCCCATCAGCTGATGCATCTGGGAAAGGTGGATATCATGATGGGCGCCAGTAAAACGGCAGAACGGGAGGAGTATGCCCACTTCTCGGTGCCTTATCGACTGGAGCAGGTGGGGCTTTTCAGTATAGATAATGGCGGCGTTGTCTCTTTGGGCAGTTGGCAGCAGGTGCTCGACAGCAGTCTTAAGCTACTGGTACCGCAGGCGGGCTGGTACGGTGAAGCGTACGAGAGTTCAAAGCGCAGCCTGGCAATGCACAATCAGCTGGTGGAAAGCCCTGACCTGCTCAAGAGCGTACAAATGCTGTCGCGGGGCCGTGCCGAGCTTGCCATTGGTGATGCACTCTCGTTGCCCTTTATTGCCAGCCAACATGAAAAAGTTCATCTGTTCCGCCATCCGCTTCGTTTAACCGAAAGCGACATACACCTGATGTTCAGCCGCGCAACCTTCGACGAAGCCAGGGTCAGGGCTTTTAATGATGCCATTCGCGGTGCGGCCGAGGATGGTGAAATCGCCTCCTTGCTACTCAAGTGGGAGCAAATATCCCTAAGTCGTATCGAAGGCGTATCACAAAAGTCCAGAGGCTCGGATGAGCCCATTTGGATCCTGGCCGACTGA
- a CDS encoding HD-GYP domain-containing protein, producing MSKLSRDEYPTDLAHWRQIIFRRLFGAMAIICVPVYITSVYLCVKQGLWSMVVVDTLAYLVLIAMLLFPELEDKQRYLMGSLLCYGIGVAFIWSIGPTGAGFFWLFMFPLIGTLLLGRRFGIYCLMLTALTLIIMGLGFTAQWVPWPELPDYSLEIYLVVVLNFLTINVMLCLATGFLTDKLSDSLERTHASRRATVLGLARLSGFKDADSARHLNRIAKASELLTQALLSSPHRPDELTPEFAENIGLSATLHDIGMIGVADNLQSKQLTMTPDMESERYKHTLIGDRLLGELLREAPDCVLLAMARDIAAYHHERWDGEGFPGKLKGKSIPLAARVVALIDTVDDLLCHPDPRFRMTYEQARTHIKGLKGSILDPLLVDTFLSEPAMREIWH from the coding sequence ATGTCCAAACTTTCACGGGATGAATACCCAACGGACCTCGCCCATTGGCGTCAGATTATCTTCCGTCGTCTGTTCGGAGCCATGGCCATCATATGTGTGCCTGTTTATATCACCAGCGTGTATTTGTGTGTAAAACAGGGCCTCTGGTCCATGGTGGTGGTAGATACCCTCGCGTATCTGGTGCTCATTGCAATGCTGTTGTTTCCAGAGCTGGAGGATAAGCAGCGCTATCTGATGGGCAGCCTGCTGTGCTATGGCATAGGGGTAGCCTTTATCTGGTCTATAGGTCCCACAGGGGCAGGCTTTTTTTGGCTGTTTATGTTTCCCCTGATAGGGACACTGCTGCTTGGGCGGCGATTCGGTATTTATTGTCTGATGCTAACCGCTCTTACCCTCATCATCATGGGACTGGGTTTTACGGCCCAATGGGTACCCTGGCCGGAATTGCCCGACTACAGCCTGGAAATTTATCTGGTAGTAGTACTTAACTTTTTGACTATTAACGTGATGTTATGCCTGGCGACAGGTTTCCTCACTGACAAACTCTCTGACTCCCTTGAGCGAACACATGCGTCACGCAGGGCAACCGTACTGGGTCTTGCCCGGCTTTCCGGCTTTAAGGATGCCGATTCAGCCAGACACCTGAACCGTATCGCCAAAGCCAGCGAGCTATTAACCCAGGCCCTGTTGAGCTCACCCCATCGCCCTGACGAATTGACTCCGGAATTTGCGGAAAATATTGGTCTCAGCGCCACCTTGCATGACATAGGCATGATAGGTGTAGCCGATAACCTGCAAAGCAAACAACTCACCATGACGCCAGACATGGAAAGCGAACGCTATAAACACACCCTTATCGGTGATCGCTTGCTCGGCGAGCTGTTACGTGAAGCACCGGACTGTGTACTGCTGGCCATGGCAAGAGACATTGCCGCCTACCACCATGAGCGCTGGGATGGAGAAGGCTTCCCCGGCAAGCTCAAGGGGAAATCCATTCCCCTTGCGGCACGGGTTGTGGCACTGATAGACACTGTGGATGACTTGCTTTGTCATCCTGACCCCAGATTCCGGATGACTTATGAACAGGCCCGCACCCACATTAAAGGGCTCAAGGGCAGTATTCTCGACCCCTTGCTGGTGGATACCTTTCTCAGTGAGCCTGCCATGCGAGAAATATGGCACTGA
- the rdgC gene encoding recombination-associated protein RdgC: protein MWFKNLTLYRFNKPVTIDADSLEKALADFSFSPCSSQDVSKFGFSKALGKHGSALVHSANNRHLICATKEEKILPGQVIKEALEEKVGQLEDEENRKLTKKEKDALKDEITTSLLPRAFSRRSQIHALILPEIDMILVDSSSATKAEELLALLRKAMGSLPVIPVSFNVPVEHTMTEWLKAGEASAPFIMQDEAELKSAAEEGGIVRFKQQVLTEDEVLAHLETGKEVHKLALHFGQSIALLLQSDASLKRLKFSEEFRAGNDDLGNDDPMARLDADFALMGSELVALMHALVEALGGLPKDE from the coding sequence ATGTGGTTTAAAAATCTCACCCTGTATCGCTTCAACAAGCCTGTCACCATAGACGCAGATTCACTGGAAAAGGCCCTGGCCGATTTCTCCTTCAGCCCTTGTTCCAGCCAGGACGTCAGTAAGTTCGGGTTTTCAAAGGCGCTTGGTAAACACGGCAGCGCACTGGTGCACAGCGCCAACAACCGCCATTTGATCTGCGCCACCAAGGAAGAAAAAATTCTGCCCGGCCAGGTCATTAAAGAAGCGCTGGAAGAAAAGGTGGGACAGCTTGAAGATGAAGAAAACCGCAAGCTGACCAAGAAAGAAAAAGATGCGTTAAAAGACGAAATCACCACCAGCTTGCTGCCACGGGCGTTTTCCCGTCGCAGTCAGATCCATGCTCTGATTTTGCCTGAAATTGATATGATCCTGGTGGACAGCTCCAGCGCCACCAAGGCCGAAGAGCTGCTGGCGTTGCTGCGTAAAGCCATGGGCTCATTGCCTGTGATACCTGTGTCTTTCAATGTCCCGGTTGAGCACACTATGACCGAATGGCTCAAGGCTGGTGAAGCCAGTGCGCCCTTTATCATGCAGGATGAGGCAGAGCTTAAATCGGCCGCCGAAGAAGGCGGTATTGTGCGCTTCAAGCAGCAGGTTCTCACCGAAGACGAAGTGCTGGCCCATCTGGAAACCGGCAAAGAAGTACACAAGCTGGCGCTGCATTTTGGTCAGTCCATCGCGCTCCTGCTCCAGTCCGATGCCAGTCTCAAACGCCTCAAATTCTCTGAGGAATTCCGTGCAGGCAATGACGATTTGGGCAACGATGACCCCATGGCCCGCCTCGATGCCGATTTTGCCCTCATGGGCAGCGAGTTGGTCGCCCTGATGCACGCACTGGTCGAGGCACTGGGCGGACTGCCCAAAGACGAGTAA